The following are encoded in a window of Phaeodactylum tricornutum CCAP 1055/1 chromosome 29, whole genome shotgun sequence genomic DNA:
- a CDS encoding predicted protein yields the protein MVLWWWSVWAGTLVVDGARWILTLDAYDEECFLLRTPTTHSSRRRNPPQPVLTGDYGLIDDVSADPLLLYVTQGSDERVVYQTRGRPSDTFRLPVQLKEQYWLCIQNSSHGPEDHHLEEPEHEDGRTRRVGLAYRLEYDHNQHDNDDDDDNNNNHHRLPQEVQSHADEWRTQSGDIHDQFRNLQSHHEYLKVRESNHRALAEHNFSAVLIWTLAEAGVVLTVACAQILYLRRFLERQNSRMY from the coding sequence ATGgtgttgtggtggtggtccGTGTGGGCGGGAACCTTGGTCGTCGACGGGGCGCGTTGGATCTTGACGTTGGACGCGTACGACGAAGAATGTTTCTTACTCCGGACTCCCACCACACATTCCTCACGTCGTCGGAATCCCCCGCAACCCGTACTCACGGGTGACTACGGACTCATCGACGACGTGTCGGCTGATCCGTTGCTTCTTTACGTGACGCAAGGCAGTGACGAACGCGTCGTCTACCAAACTCGGGGTCGACCCTCCGATACCTTTCGACTCCCAGTGCAACTCAAGGAACAATACTGGCTGTGTATTCAGAATTCGTCACACGGACCGGAAGACCACCACTTGGAAGAACCGGAACACGAAGACGGACGAACCCGACGCGTCGGATTGGCCTACCGACTCGAATACGATCACAACCAAcacgacaatgatgacgacgacgacaataatAATAATCACCACCGATTGCCACAAGAGGTTCAGTCGCACGCAGACGAATGGCGCACGCAGTCTGGGGACATTCACGATCAGTTCCGCAATCTGCAATCGCATCACGAGTATCTCAAGGTCCGCGAATCCAATCACCGGGCCCTGGCTGAACATAACTTTTCCGCCGTACTCATCTGGACGTTGGCCGAAGCCGGCGTCGTCCTCACCGTGGCCTGCGCACAAATACTTTACCTGCGCAGATTTTTGGAACGACAAAATTCCCGAAtgtactaa